The following coding sequences are from one Natrarchaeobaculum sulfurireducens window:
- the azf gene encoding NAD-dependent glucose-6-phosphate dehydrogenase Azf translates to MAQSVLLTGAAGRVGDAILGGLAHEHEWRFLDRDPPTEEYPGEFVVADVTDETSVRDAMDGIDVVIHLAGDPRPEAPWDSVLTNNIDGTRTIYEAAVDADVEKVAFASSNHAVGAFETDERTPGLYRVHDEFRLDGTELPRPGNLYGVSKAAGETLGRYYHDEYGISVVNVRIGNLTKGHPPIDYERGQAMWLSYRDCAHLFDRCIEADYEYEIVYGISDNDRKYYSIDRAREALGYEPQDNSAEHD, encoded by the coding sequence ATGGCACAGTCGGTCCTGCTTACGGGGGCTGCGGGGCGCGTTGGCGATGCGATCCTCGGTGGCCTCGCGCACGAACACGAGTGGCGCTTTCTCGATCGCGATCCGCCGACGGAGGAGTATCCTGGGGAGTTCGTCGTCGCGGACGTCACCGACGAGACGTCCGTTCGCGACGCGATGGACGGTATCGACGTCGTGATCCATCTCGCCGGCGATCCGCGTCCGGAAGCGCCCTGGGACAGCGTCCTCACGAACAACATCGACGGCACACGGACGATCTACGAGGCCGCAGTCGATGCAGACGTCGAAAAGGTCGCGTTCGCCTCCTCGAATCACGCCGTCGGCGCATTCGAGACCGACGAGCGCACTCCCGGGCTGTACCGCGTCCACGACGAGTTCCGCCTCGATGGCACGGAACTCCCCCGTCCGGGCAACCTCTACGGCGTCTCGAAGGCCGCCGGCGAAACCCTCGGCCGATACTACCACGACGAGTACGGCATCTCCGTCGTCAACGTCCGCATCGGGAACCTCACGAAGGGGCACCCGCCGATCGACTACGAGCGCGGGCAAGCGATGTGGCTCTCTTATCGTGACTGTGCACACCTCTTCGATCGCTGTATCGAGGCGGACTACGAGTACGAAATCGTCTACGGCATCTCCGACAACGACCGAAAATACTACTCGATCGACCGCGCTCGAGAAGCACTGGGCTATGAACCGCAGGATAACTCGGCCGAGCACGACTGA
- a CDS encoding queuosine precursor transporter, translating into MTSGSEARETATIAQVALIGVFVTALVTAQLTASKVLAFELPFSLPVTGAELVLPGAALAYALTFVASDCYAELYGRRAAQIVVNVAFVMNFIVLALVWSTIIAPAAEASIDPEMFAEVLGASTNIVLGSLLAYVVSQNWDVIVFHRIRAYTGREKLWLRNVVSTGSSQAIDTVIFVAIAFAIAPAVLDVGVVLPLGELLALMIGQYLLKLLIALLDTPIVYAVVHLVRSRDGLESAEVPS; encoded by the coding sequence ATGACGAGCGGATCCGAGGCCCGTGAGACGGCCACCATCGCACAGGTGGCGTTGATCGGGGTGTTCGTGACGGCCCTGGTGACGGCACAGTTGACCGCGTCGAAAGTGCTCGCGTTCGAGTTACCGTTCTCGTTGCCGGTGACGGGAGCCGAGCTCGTTTTGCCGGGGGCGGCGCTAGCGTACGCGCTGACGTTCGTGGCCAGCGACTGTTACGCCGAGCTGTACGGTCGTCGGGCCGCCCAGATCGTCGTCAACGTGGCGTTCGTGATGAACTTCATCGTACTGGCGCTCGTCTGGTCGACGATCATCGCGCCGGCCGCGGAGGCGAGCATCGACCCCGAAATGTTCGCAGAGGTTCTCGGCGCCTCGACGAACATCGTCCTCGGGAGCCTGCTGGCGTACGTCGTCAGCCAGAACTGGGACGTGATCGTGTTCCACCGAATCCGTGCGTACACTGGCCGCGAGAAGCTCTGGCTGCGCAACGTCGTTTCGACGGGGAGCAGCCAGGCCATCGACACCGTCATCTTCGTTGCGATCGCGTTCGCAATCGCACCGGCCGTCCTCGACGTCGGTGTCGTCCTCCCGCTCGGCGAGTTGCTCGCGCTGATGATCGGTCAGTACCTGCTGAAACTGCTTATCGCCCTCCTTGATACGCCGATCGTCTATGCCGTCGTCCACCTCGTGCGGTCGCGCGACGGCCTCGAGTCGGCCGAAGTCCCCTCGTAG
- a CDS encoding aminopeptidase produces the protein MDERVREHAEVLIGWSARVEEGDDVVLSVGPDAHDLAVAVAEKLGERGANLLATYSSGEVTRAYLREYDGEFDEPAHERALYEHADVVLSLGGGRNTSAMADVSGDTRQTYDTARAGVREARFDTRWVSTIHPTRALAQQANMAYEEYRDFAYDAILRDWESLAEEMGRMKDVLDGGSEVRLVSGGTDLSMQIDDRTAVNSAASVAYDSHNLPSGEVFTAPYATEGEVTFDVPMTIRGEPVRDVRLEFADGEVVDYDAEQGGEVIEAVLETDDGARRLGELGIGMNRGIDRYTDTILFDEKMGDTVHLALGRAYDACLPTGESGNESAVHVDLITDVSEDSRLEVDGETVQRDGRFRWEDGFEG, from the coding sequence ATGGACGAACGCGTCCGCGAACATGCGGAAGTACTGATCGGCTGGAGCGCCCGTGTCGAGGAAGGCGACGACGTCGTACTCTCGGTCGGACCGGACGCACACGACCTCGCGGTCGCCGTCGCCGAGAAACTCGGCGAACGCGGAGCGAACCTGCTGGCGACCTATAGCTCCGGTGAGGTAACACGAGCGTACCTTCGGGAATACGACGGCGAGTTCGACGAACCGGCACACGAACGCGCCCTCTACGAACACGCGGACGTCGTTCTCTCGCTGGGGGGCGGCCGGAACACGAGCGCGATGGCCGACGTCTCGGGCGACACTCGCCAGACTTACGACACCGCACGCGCCGGCGTCCGCGAGGCGCGCTTCGACACGCGGTGGGTGTCGACGATCCATCCGACGCGCGCGTTGGCCCAGCAAGCCAACATGGCCTACGAGGAGTATCGCGACTTCGCATACGACGCAATCCTTCGGGACTGGGAATCGCTAGCCGAGGAGATGGGTCGGATGAAAGACGTACTCGACGGCGGCTCCGAGGTACGGCTCGTCTCAGGTGGAACTGACCTCTCCATGCAGATCGACGACCGGACGGCAGTCAACAGCGCCGCATCGGTCGCCTACGACTCACACAACCTCCCCAGTGGCGAGGTGTTCACCGCCCCATACGCGACCGAGGGCGAGGTCACGTTCGACGTTCCGATGACGATCCGCGGCGAGCCCGTCCGGGACGTCCGCCTCGAGTTCGCTGACGGCGAGGTCGTTGACTACGATGCCGAGCAGGGCGGTGAGGTGATCGAAGCCGTCCTCGAGACTGACGACGGCGCACGACGACTGGGTGAACTCGGTATCGGGATGAACCGCGGCATCGACCGCTATACCGACACCATCCTCTTCGACGAGAAAATGGGAGATACCGTCCATTTGGCGCTCGGACGGGCGTACGACGCCTGTCTACCCACGGGAGAGTCGGGCAACGAGTCGGCCGTTCACGTCGATTTGATCACCGACGTCAGCGAGGACTCCCGGCTCGAGGTCGACGGCGAGACCGTCCAGCGAGACGGTCGATTTCGGTGGGAAGACGGCTTCGAGGGGTAA
- a CDS encoding DUF309 domain-containing protein gives MDDALRAGVAIYNDGYYHAAHDAWEDRWLELEEDTDDERLLHGLIQFTAAVYHARERNWDGAVGLAESASEYLEDLPAEYREVDLPPVRAYLEALESDPELIERRRPIALVHHGDGPTVADLEFGPTAIAAVVLAEELGYDEKPIEQARGYARDDLEAGDDGSRFITLLFDFVREDDHRGIVYQRLTGHVERRNAREEDVEGLF, from the coding sequence ATGGACGATGCGCTCCGGGCAGGCGTCGCCATCTACAACGACGGGTACTACCACGCGGCCCACGACGCCTGGGAGGACCGCTGGCTCGAACTCGAGGAGGACACCGACGACGAGCGGCTGCTCCACGGGCTGATCCAGTTCACCGCCGCCGTCTACCACGCTCGCGAGCGCAACTGGGACGGTGCCGTCGGGCTCGCCGAGAGCGCCAGCGAGTACCTCGAAGACCTCCCCGCCGAGTACCGGGAGGTCGACCTGCCGCCGGTACGGGCGTACCTCGAGGCGCTCGAGTCCGATCCGGAGCTGATCGAACGGCGTCGACCGATCGCGCTCGTCCACCATGGCGACGGTCCGACCGTCGCGGACCTCGAGTTCGGGCCGACGGCGATCGCAGCCGTCGTGCTCGCCGAGGAGCTGGGATACGACGAAAAGCCGATCGAGCAGGCACGGGGGTACGCGCGAGACGACCTCGAGGCAGGTGACGACGGCAGCCGGTTCATCACGCTGCTGTTCGACTTCGTCCGCGAAGACGACCACCGAGGGATCGTCTACCAGCGACTAACCGGCCACGTCGAGCGACGAAACGCGCGTGAAGAAGACGTCGAGGGACTGTTCTGA
- a CDS encoding dihydroneopterin aldolase family protein, whose product MSDQRTPNAAESLCFEAGIKFGTLYHQFAGTPIASESATSLATAMEESIENQPHCQAVTVEIREDELERAIADGAADYVELTGRFLEVEIVVEDGDLEVVARMEMDEGYPLMQIETVRGGREGA is encoded by the coding sequence ATGAGCGACCAGAGGACACCGAACGCGGCCGAGTCACTCTGTTTCGAGGCCGGAATCAAGTTCGGGACGCTGTACCACCAGTTTGCGGGGACACCGATCGCCAGCGAGAGCGCAACGAGTCTCGCAACTGCGATGGAAGAGTCGATCGAAAACCAGCCTCACTGCCAGGCGGTGACCGTCGAGATCCGCGAGGATGAACTCGAGCGCGCCATCGCGGACGGTGCGGCCGATTACGTGGAACTGACGGGTCGGTTCCTCGAGGTGGAGATCGTCGTCGAGGACGGCGATCTCGAGGTCGTCGCTCGGATGGAGATGGACGAAGGCTACCCGTTGATGCAAATCGAGACGGTTCGTGGTGGTCGAGAGGGCGCGTAA